A genomic window from Triticum urartu cultivar G1812 chromosome 7, Tu2.1, whole genome shotgun sequence includes:
- the LOC125524378 gene encoding uncharacterized protein LOC125524378, with protein MLPPPPPDPRAGYGVESPSVVPAPDRHMSLGTPSRRPLRPRRWSDISPEPSPLLQSAQGERHGEHQHHRARDESRGSEAPPSSSKRCRLEGRREGSSIGGRRWSDDEDAGAGSRGQYNHELAYPSSCHRAHRHLGSNKRTFSPRHHGERSSSVQHHPSPRGKPQLPLPIEMSPWDDGYTSPSSPRCSYAREVEQYRQQRGLHDDDQDVTLDCLYSAPGSSDGSGIFGREPSFKYEDPVLNTESKDFAYDALVDDYMDAVAKTWRNANPNLKVDKDAHEKQTIRFAELALKRYNKNKNNKVKYALVEAIDGGAIWEDSEIYAHVNFYAKAKNGPKKHDGKVLVFAELHQVGRRLNAMVLTCFRFLDESNQLCGRYDQPRNSLIMQNQDPGHCYACTDIIKHPDGSCYKAGHIVCTLYYLDNYTVV; from the exons ATGCTTCCTCCACCGCCGCCCGACCCTCGCGCGGGATACGGCGTGGAGTCTCCCAGCGTCGTGCCGGCGCCCGATCGCCACATGAGTCTCGGAACCCCTTCCCGGAGGCCCCTCCGGCCACGGCGATGGTCCGACATTTCGCCCGAGCCGTCGCCGCTTCTCCAATCCGCACAAGGGGAAAGGCACGGCGAGCACCAGCACCACCGCGCTCGTGACGAGAGCAGGGGATCCGAAGCACCGCCGTCGTCCTCCAAGCGATGCCGGCTGGAAGGCCGACGCGAGGGCTCTTCAATCGGCGG CAGGCGCTGGTCTGATGATGAGGATGCGGGTGCTGGAAGCAGAGGCCAATATAATCATG AGCTGGCCTACCCATCAAGCTGTCATAGAGCGCACCGCCATCTTGGCAGTAACAAGAGGACCTTCAGTCCACGCCACCATGGCGAAAGAAGCTCAAGTGTCCAACACCACCCGTCGCCAAGAGGGAAGCCACAATTGCCATTGCCCATAGAAATGTCTCCATGGGATGATGGCTATACGAGCCCGTCAAGTCCAAG ATGCAGTTATGCCCGTGAGGTTGAACAATATAGACAGCAGAGAGGTTTACATGATGATGACCAGGATGTGACCCTAG ATTGCCTTTATTCAGCACCTGGTTCCTCTGATGGTTCAGGTATCTTTGGAAG GGAACCCAGTTTCAAATATGAAGATCCTGTCCTCAACACTGAAAGCAAAGATTTTGCATATGATGCATTGGTAGATGATTATATGGATGCTGTGGCGAAAACTTGGCGTAATGCTAATCCTAATTTAAAAGTGGATAAAGATGCTCACGAGAAGCAAACGATTCGATTTGCTGAACTCGCTCTGAAGCGTtacaacaaaaacaaaaacaacaaG GTTAAATATGCTCTTGTTGAGGCAATCGATGGTGGTGCTATTTGGGAGGACTCTGAAATCTACGCCCATGTGAACTTCTATGCCAAGGCTAAGAATGGCCCAAAGAAGCATGATGGGAAGGTACTTGTGTTTGCGGAGTTGCATCAGGTTGGCCGGCGTCTCAATGCTATGGTTCTTACTTGCTTCCGCTTCCTGGATGAAAGCAACCAACTAT GTGGACGTTATGATCAGCCTCGAAACTCTCTTATCATGCAAAATCAGGATCCGGGGCACTGCTATGCATGTACCGACATAATCAAGCATCCTGATGGATCGTGCTACAAGGCTGGACATATTGTCTGCACGTTGTATTATCTTGACAACTACACCGTTGTTTGA